ATTAAACTCTATCAtagcaaaaaaatattaaatggaTCAGACCTACTGTGGATCCAAGATAAAATCATCCAAACGTGTGTTGCTATCGCACATTAAAAGAAGAAGCATGGGGATAGAGGGGACGGGACAGATTGATTTCATCCTAAATTTAATAATTTCTTGGTCACGATAGCTCTATGAAAGATACATGACTCTTTACCGGTCCATTGCTTGCTAGCTTGCGGGCCACCCGATGATTTGAGTTCGGAGGGGTGATACCATCATCGCCGCGGTCGGTTTATTTCCATTTCCGTCATTGTTGATTAGAAAAGATAAGCTTTCCACCTTAAGCAGGGCGTCCAAGTCCCCCATCGAACTAATCTCCATCTctctcttgggtacccccaccctctGGTTATTTtaagatgaattttgatggtggTATGGCTATGAATAGAGCTTCTGGAGGAGTGGGCTTTGTTATTAGGGACCAGCATGGTAGATTGATTGCAGCTGGAGGTTAGAGCACACCAGGATTGACGGTTGTTGGGCAGAGCTACAAGTTGCCTGGGAGGGCATCCGATATGCGAGATGTGTGTTGGGGGTCGACAGATTATGCATTGAGGGAGACTCTGCCacggtgattgactggatacgGGGAGTCAATAGATATGGTGACGACCACCCTTTGATTTGGGATACTCGCAGACTAGTTCAGGAGATGTTAGCTGTCCAGATTGGTCATGTGTATCGTGAGGTGAACAgagctgcagactgggtcgcctcataTGTGGCTCGTCATTCTAGGGACGTCATCTGGACTAGTCTAGCAAGCGTTCTCCATTTGTTGCATTGCTTACTTTCTCTTgacttggcaggatgtactcaattTTGACTTATTGGAAATGAAATGcctttttgaccaaaaaaaaaaaaaaccactaaTCTCTATCGAACAGCCTTAACACCAGTTAGGGAAGATAACTTAAATTGGAATAAAGAAATGGGGGAACCACCAATTAGAGAAGATACAAGGCATGGCTCATAAAAAATCCAACTAGATGAATCAGACTTCTTCTATCAATGCTATCGCCTACATTAGCTGACCTGTAACCCATTACTTGCTAGGACCTGTAGCTCATCTTGGATGTTTGCGAGGTCAAATATGTAGACGAAGTTTCCATAGCACATAGAAATATTTATGGACAATGTCTTCTTCTGGACTAAGGAAGGCAAATAATTTTTGTCAGGAGATAAGGCCCAAAATTTGTACCCAACAAAAGGTCCGTATCATCGGCATGACGATATTTGTCGGCTTAGGAGAGACTTTATCTCTTTAGGGTTCTGAATTTTGATTCTAAAATAATTCTTTCTAGATATCGAAAATTGAGATTAAATTTACTGTAGAAGGTAGGCATAGCTATATTTTCAGAAAATGAGAAGGGGATAAGAAgcaatgttaaaaaaatattttagggaGGCGGACAAGTGGTAGATTggatcaccttttttttttttttgctgaggcCGGTGGACATAGTCTGATACCGCCTCTTATGTttgtatacttttttttttttttttttactcttctGGTTCTGGTTGTGCTTATATTAGATTAATATGAGCAACTATTGTACTGGATTCAGCTCCACcagaattttaaaatatatatatatatatatatatatatatatatatatatatatatatatatatatatatatatatatatatatatatatatatatatatatatatataagaagtAGAAAATTCCGAATGGAGTTGCAAGTTGGAGCCTCGCCACGTCCGCCTCTACTTTGTTCTTATCCTCTTCCCCGGCTGTAGCAGTCGTCAGAAAGAGAATAAATTATCACATCCAATCCAAATCCTCAAGTATATCCTCTTTCCCGGCTATCGTGGTTCCCACAAATAGGAGAAATTATTACATCCAATCCAGATTGGTTAAACGATTAGGCTGTTTCACCGGACCTGGTCCATCTAACAACGAGGACAGAAACAGATCTTTTCTAAATATTGAGGACAGAAACATAGCCTTCAGCGTGACCTCAGAAACAGACTTGAAGCCTGCGCAACTGCGGGCCCCAATATGTCGGCTATGTACGTGATGGTGTAAGTAGAGAGCCATCACAAGAACCACATCCATCCATACGGTGGGCTTCTTTATTACTGTGTGCAGTGATGTAAATAAACAAATCCAATAATACTAGATTGCTGTGATATAAATAATCGAATCAAATAATTCTGGATCTaataattttattcttttatatCCTCCTGTTGTTTCTCCATATCAATGATTGCTGGTTTTTTATTTCACCGACTCCTCCCAAATTTGCAAAACGAATGGGAAAATTCGACATTCTCTCTGTACTCTTCTTTACAGCTATTTAATTGCcgcttttattaaaaaaaaaaattcggcaTAAAAAAATTGCCGAAAGCTAACAGCGTTcccaaagatattttttttccccttcttcctCCCACGCTCTCTCTCCAACTAATGATCGCaaaccttttccttttcttgataACCATAGTAAAAAAAGTTCTCCACCCTTCCACCGCTTTCTTCCCGTTCCTTGACATGCGGTAGAACGGCGGCGCACATGGTGGCGGTGAGGCTCCGTCCGATCGGCACCGTCGACGACCGCATACGAAGGCGGACCAAGATAGCACCACCACGACCACCGGCGGCGACGGTGGAAGAAGGCATGGGGAGCTTCCACGAGCGGATGATCGACGAGTCCCTCACGTCCCGCTACTCGGATTGGATCGTGGAGGCGTTGGACGAGCTCCCGGACAACTTCTTGATCACAGATCCGGGAATCTCCGGCCATCCGATCGTCTTCGCCAGCCGCGGGTTCCTCGCCATGTCGGGATACGCCCGGGAGGAGGTGGTGGGCCGGAACGGGAGGATCTTCCAGGGGCCCGCCACCGAGCGGCGGTCGGTGATGGAGATCCGGGAGGCGATCCGGGAGGAGCGGACGCTCCAGATTAGCTTGCTCAACTACCGGAAGGATGGGACGCCGCATTGGATCTTGTTCCACCTGTGCCCTGTCTTCGGGATGGAGGATGGGCGGGTGATCCACTTCGTCGCCGTTCAGGTGCCGATCCCGAGGCGGTCGAGATGCGCGAGGTCGGGGGCGAATGGAATGGTGTATGGGGCGTGCCGGAATGAGGTGCGTTTGGATGACGATTACGCGTGTAATCTTGCAGTGGATTCGGTTATTGATATGGATAACAAAGGTAGTTCAGTTTCTTGGCCTGAATGGATCGTCTTTGGTTTCGTTTTGGTTCTTATTGAAACATATTGATGCTGATTAGATCTTTAGTTATTGAGTAGTAATTATTACAAGACCTCTATTTAGATTTGAATGCAAAAAGATTCTTTTTTGAGAAGCAAAAAGATTAAATCATCTTGCCCCAAATATTTTTACTTGTTGATTCTATTGGATTGGATGCTAGTTCTTATTCTTGGTTaaactggattttttttttttttagatcctCACTACTTGGTTGATTATTACAGCTTTGGAGGCTGAAGAGTCTCGTAAAGCGAGTGTTTGGGAGAAGGAGAAAGCATCGAATGCTGCTAACAGCATCTTATCAACACTGACTCACTATAGCAAGCTTACGGGGAGAGTGGTCTGCACGAAGAGATGCAGTTCAGCTGGCATTGCGCCTCTCAGTTCATCCCTGAATATATCTCTCGGTAGAATCAAACAGAGCTTTGTATtgtgagttgttacaaattccTGTTTCTGTTCGTTTAAATATTCTTGAGATGTATTGCTTGCTGCATTGATACAGATTGTTTTGATTCTTGCAGGACTGATCCACATTTACCTGATATGCCCATTGTCTATGCCAATGATGAATTCCTAAGTTTAACAGGTTTTTTTTATTGCTATGCCATCTTATTTACATTAATTTGACCACTTTTAAAAAACAGTCATTTAAAATCCAAGCAAGTCTTCTATAAGATTATACGTATGCGACTGATATCACCCTAGGTCATTCAGATACATCCTGTATCATCTTTATGCTTATTAAATAGGTTCCATTCAATAATTTCTACATTATTACGAGCACATGATTTTATGTTTATACTCATACTGGATCCAtcactattatatatatatatatatatatatatatatatatatatagagagagagagagagagagagagagagagagagacttgatTACGCTCGAGGGGATCTCCACTCAAATTCAGTCAGGTCTAGATTGGATGATAGAAATCCCACATCGATAATCCGAGCCATTGGATGTGATCTATTATCTCCAAAATATTTATACACAAAAGATTATGGGATTTGGTTATCCCTAGTTTATGCATCAAGTAGTAAAAAAAACATGTATCGTTTCATGTTAtttaatttgtttaattttttgatcatttgatgcatcaagcatgtgtttagttccacatcgagtGTGCATTGGGTAGGTCTTGGATACTTGGAGCTAGATTAAGGACTTTAATAAATGATCTTTCAGCTAGCTCTTTTTAGGTGAGAtcttgagttgttacaaatagtattagagccaATCCATACTATAGCCATTTAGCTAGGGGATGCTACAGCACAAGCTTTTTGAGGGCCGATCATAAGTTAATCGTGGTATTTATGATTGAACGTAAGAACATTAAAGTTTAAATTGGGAGAGGATGTGAGGACTTGcgtgggcatgtgtttagtctcgcTTGTGTGTGTGAATTGGGGAGGTCTTTGGTATTTAAGCAGATTGAGGGGCCTCAATTAATAACGTTCTAGCTAgctttttttggatgagatacTGGATCGTTACATGTATAGCTTCACAAGATATCATGTAACTAGCGTTGTGAATCATACTATATAGATGTGAAAAGGGTAGCAGAATAAACATACAAATCAAGCTAGCTTCATGAGAGTAAGTCTAGTGGTTTAGGCAAGGTATGCTGAACCAGTACCAAAAGTCATACTGGTCGGCGACTGGACCGGTTCAGCGTGTTCGGTATCGTTTCGGTACTGGGCCCGTACCGGGAGTGCCCAACCGGAGCctgaaaaggagaagagaaacaacgagcgggggagggagggaggagaggtcgCGACCCCTGTTTTGAAAGAAATAGGGGTCGCTGCAgcggcctcggcctccgccgCGACGGctgcttctctctctcccccccgcTCTCTTactgtttctccttttcttcctcgGCTTCGGCGTGTACTGGTTTTCACGGCGGAACCATATCGGTAAGCCACCgaaccggttcggtacgggctgCTTCAGTATACCATGGGTTTAGGTATATATTTTAGGCAAtcatttattaagaaaattcatATTAATGATAGACTCAAAAGAAAGAACTTACGACGAAGAGCTAACAAACTGTCTACATTGACAATGTTTAAGAAAAGGGAGGAGCGCTACTGAGATGGTAGAAGTTTACAAGAAAAGGGAGTTCCTAGTGACATTATTTTTTGCACCTTGGATCAAGTATAATCCTCTACCTTTTTTAAACTTGTTAGAGATGCATTGATTGGCTTTAATTGGCTATATCCACAAACATGCAGCCCATGACTTGCATTTGATTTAGTACTAATAGATAAGCCTAGGGAAGGGATCAATGCTTATATTCAAAGTATTGAAGGAAGTCTGGATCATAAAGTTTGAAAATTTAATAGGCCAAAACTATTAATTGTTACTGAGTGGAAGCATTGGATTAGTTGAGGATGTAACTAAAACACGGAAAACAGATTACTAAATTTAATCACCTTTACTTCACTGAATCTAATTCTACAGTatgatgaagagatggatgaaGTTATCTTTAATACTATCAGGGCATGTGAATGATGTAGACATAATCCAAGAAAGTATTACATGATTGTCAAATGCAATAAGATCTGCCTTCTTTGAGGATCAGCTTGTTGGTTTGCGAGGTAGATATGTACAATTCAAAGTTAGATAATGAGCATATTGAGGTGGATTTGCGGTGGAACTACGAGTTATGGAATTAACCCATCAAAACAAAGTGAGGAAGATTTGCCTCTGATGGTTTGAATATGCAATGCATGGTTCTATGGCCATAGACAACATTGTTCAGGCAAGGGTTCCATAAACTGTTTTGATGGATAGTAGTAAGAAACAATTTGAAGGCACTGTTTGTTCCAGATGACTTGATCATGGTTAAGTTCTTGTGGACTAGAATTTATACACCACCCCAATCAGAAACTGTTTGCTGTTTATGTCAGCAGGTGAACTAAGTTGAAGTCAGTGCTGGGGCCCCCAGCTTAGTTGTTTGCATAAAAGAAGGAAGGTAGTCGAATCCAAGAGAATTGCTTTTGCGGTCAAGAATCGACATTTAAATTCTGTTTGGAAGCAGAAGGAAACCGACCAAATACTGTGCTGTGTCATGAATATTTTGTAGGTTGGGTGATATTAGCCTGTAGGGAGATGGACGTTTGGTTCTGTATTGTTCAAGAGCAGTTAACAATCAAGGGTTTTATTCACATAGATGGCAATATCATGAATATTTTGTAGGTTGGGTGATCTTGGCCTGTAGGGAGATGGACGTTTGGTTATGTATTGTTCAAGAGCAGTTAACAATCAAGGGTTTTATTCACATAGATGGCAATGATTATTGATTCAAACAGATTAATTACTGTTGGTGAGATAGCAGATTGTTGGGGAATTGGAACATATACTCTGCGGGTGGGTCGGACCCCATCCATGAAATCAAAAGGTGAAGGATCTAAAGGTGAATCTTCTTGAGCATTACCCACATCGTTAGAACTTAACTGCATTtgtttttccaatttttttatattacttTTACCTAATGAATATCATCGGCATGCGATTATCAACTTTTGCAATCAAACCTTTTACTCATATATTTGGAATGCCACCGTAAAATGAATGCTGTGCAGTGCCTTATTGCCGAGTTGCAACAACATTCTTTAACCAAAGTAATTAAATTTTCTCTTCTAGGTTACTCTAGACATGAAGTCTTGGGACGTAACTGTAGATTCCTAAATGGACCTGGAACAGATGCTGGAGTTTTACATCAGGTGGGTACTAAATAATCATCAAACCTATGCTTGACCTGCCTTAAAACTTCATTACGTATTCAACTGTGGAATGATGCTCTCTCTTTGTTGTGATCACCGTAATGGAATTTCTGATGCATTTTGTTTGGCTTTGTAGATAAAGGACTGCATTCTAGCAGAGCAAGCTTGTTCAGTGCGTCTTTTGAATTATAGGTGTGCATTGGTCTCTTCATGAAACAAGCTTTAGAGGATTTCTGGTCATGTGTTTAAGAGAACTGTTGTTCATGCTACTTCCActcattttaaaaaattcaggaaAGATGGAAGCTCATTCTGGAACCGTCTTCACATATCACCTGTACGGAATGCATCTGGCAAGGTTTGGTTATAAACCCATATTCTTGTTTGTGTCCATTAGTTGATTATGAAGTTACCATTTTTTGCACACTTTTAATTAGAAAAGGAAACCAGAGACCTCTAGTCCATATGCTATGCATTTCCAATACAGAGGGGCTCAACTGAGAAATGTCACAtcacataaattcatattttcggGTCAGCTACCTGCCGTCTAGATCGGTCAGCGTATCTGCAAGGTTTCTGTTAATAAGAATAACCTCCTTACTGTGAAAATGCTTTGTTGtgattaacttgatttaacaaTGAACCATTAgggtataagaaaaagaaagaactgCCTCTCAAATGCTGTATGTTGTCTTTGCAGATTGCATTCTATGTTGGGGTTCAGATGGATGAGAATTCCAAGTGCGATGAGCATGGACTTAGCCCAGAGATGAGGCAGCTTGGTGCGGTGGGACAAGTTAAGGTTGCAGTAAGGAGCTTTTCTTCGCGTGCTGGCCCTTCGAGGCCATCATCATAGGGTACTTCAGTTTTCGCAATAGCATACTGGCTACTTTTATTAGCTGTGTAATTAGTTTTGTTAatatctctcttctttttggGGGGGAGACAACAAAGAGATGCTAGCGAGTCCTCATTTTGCTCTCAGAGCAGCTGTAATCTATTGCGTCAAAGACCTGTTTCAATGCGAAGTTGAAAGCCAACCATTCTCAAATTCAATATATGAGCACCAGGCTGTAGGCCTAGCGGAGATAAAAGATACGTGAATTAGAGctgaaaatttgaaataaagaatGAAATGCTCTGGGTCCCATAATTGTTTCGGATGAGCTTTGGGTCTTATTTTTTATGGTTTCTATTTGACTCGTCTGCTTCACTGAATGGAATAGGTTCTGCCCCTTCTGGCATGACCAAACTGGCGAGCCCGACGAGTTTAATACAATGGACCGGTTTGAGTTGACGTGCCGCAAGGCGAGCCTAAGCTTGATGCTCCTGTTAGGTCAGCGACCAAACCAGAAATGTGACTGCTGACAGGGGGACTTTCATGGAACAGGGTAAACAGACTTCAAAATGTttctaataaataattaaaggtCTATTTGAATATTTCTGCAGTTGGTCCAGTTGGCTCTCATCTTTTAAAAGTTTATCGAAGTTTCTATGTAGATTTAACTTGGGGGCCTGTTGGTCTatggcttcttttcttcctacAGAATTGGGGTTGAAGAATATTGGGTTGATACGGACCATGCTCAAATAAACTTTCCAGTTTATGAATCGAGCAGGAAATTCAATCTAAATTTTGCTGGAGTATCCAGACCGGCTCTAAATATCTTTTGTAATGGGTAACTACTGCTTGAAGGAATTCTACTAGGGAAAGGATTCAAAAAGACCTGAACACTTTGACaggatcaaaaaaaaattagccgTTTGATTACAGAAAGGAAGGTTCCCTCAATTCAGAATAAATCTTCATTTTGGCCTGTGTTGAGGTGCAAGGAGATTTCAAGTTGGTGCTCTTTAGCGGCGGTTTGTAATAAGATTCTTTTGAGGGTTCTTGATGAGATACAACCAAGACCACTTACATAGTAAAATAACATTAGGATGTTGGTAATCTGCACCGAAATGTTATGGCTTtggctttgtttttttttttttctttctttagtttTGGCGGAAATGTTACGGATTTATTCAGGCTGCAAACTACGCCTGCGGGTATCAGGAGTTTTCTAGCAGATTCGTTTTTTAAATTTCCTCATTTTGACATTGCCAAGTTCTGCTCGAATGGGTCCAGTGGGTTTTATGGTAACTTCACATGGTCTAGTTTGGTTACTTATCACTGGCTATCATCATTGTAGAAGGATGGTGATGTCAACATCGGAGCGAGATATCCTGTAATCGAAGGCTGACAAAAAGTCAAAGGCTGAACATAGCGTTCCATGTCACTGGAAAGAAACCAAACTAGGCTGAGATACCGTGCTGTTAAGTTCATCATGAAAACGATTTGGCATCTAAATCAATCGccaccggaaaaaaaaaaaaaaagacgattGTGGATCACAAAGGCTGAACATTGCGTTTCATGTCACTGGAACGAATCTGGCTTCTGCATCGGTGTGGTACTCTGCAAGGGTGGAAGAGAAGGACCAAGGGATGCGTCAGCCTTCCGGTATCCCCTCCTGCCTTTCATTTGGATATCTGGTACTTTATACCGTGCATCGATCTGGTTCATGACGGAATATATTAGTCGGAACTTCGCCAAATATccatgaaatatatatatatatattaaatttttctttattatcctttttttttcccgttTTCTGTTGTTGCAAATGGAGGACGGAACCTTTCCCAGATTTAttaagaaagattaaaaaaaaaaaaaacaaagttgaagaaggaagaagcgaTGAAATAGAAGACTAATGGATTACAAAAGAGCCCGATCTGCTCAGTAATGGCTTAATTTGGTGTCCCGTCTTCCTCTTCTGAGAACATAGATTAGCTGAATACTGAAAATTAGATAAGATTTTAAAGTCTTCTCTTGTAGAAGCACACTCGAGTTTCTTTCCCACTGTACTTGCCAACTAAAACAAGTCGATCCCAAGCTCTTCGGAAGGAGTCGGATTTCTTATCACCTTCGCCTCAGGAATGGCCACCATAACAAATAGCGGGCTATATCAAAAGCCACCGGCGACAAGAGACCCACCACCGGAGTCGCACCCATCAGGCGCGAGATACATAACGCCTGGGCTGGTGTGGTTGTGCACCCCTTCGTACGTGGTTATCACGTAGCTGGGGTCTTCTCCGTCTCTCTCCACTCTCTTCTTCACCCCGCACCCCTCCGTTGAGCAGCGATAGTAGTTCCTGCTTTCATGTCATCCATTCACACGGATGGTGTCAGCTTTAGCCGCGTTAGAGAAAAGAGCATCATCAACTCATGATGTCAGCTTTTAGAGTTCTACATCTTAATTATTATTTGTGGACTCACGGGCATACTAGTTTCTGAAATTATCTTCTTTTCTAACTAAACCCGCAAGATAATACTGATGAATACGAGCATAAAGATTGCACAAGCCATATATCACTTGTTTCCAGAACAATCAAATCATACCTTGGGTTCGGACTGTTCTTCACTGATTTCTTCCCGTATTTTCTCCACTTGAAACCGTCATCGAGGATGTCGATCTCAGACTTTGTTCTGAATGCAACCCTGAACACTCCCTCCTTCCTTGTCTGCATCCCACTCCCGtatattctaatcatcaaataaAATCAAAACCAGTAAAAAATTTATAGCACACATAACAAAAACAGCGTATATACTTTGGAGCTAAAACAAACTCAAAACACCTGCCTGCTGCTGCTATCTCTCGCCATCAGAGGAACTGCTCTTCCTTCTAGTTGCCAAGCTACGGAGGCCTCGTCGAACAATGTGCAGTCCGAGGCATTCAATGCCATGGGACGGCCAGAGTGGCGACCCAAAGCCAAGCTCATGGCCATGGCCAAATCATTGCTCCTCTGGGAGTGGAAGTAGGCCATATCGATCGACCCTTGCGATAATAATATCACTTTATACGTTCACCATATATTTATACATAGCCGTAACACAAGTATGAACTTCGGAAGTAAAGCAATATTCCCTTCTCCTGCGAGGGTTTCTACTGACCTTCCCTCGTTCCCATCTAACCTTCCAGGCTACTGCAGTCCGCCAAAACCTTTCAACATCACGAGGTCTATGATTTGATTTGAAGCTAGAGTTCGGAGATGCTAAGACGCTTCTTCAAGCCGCCTGATCCGGGTAAGGTGGCTGCGGCAGCATCGGAGCAGTACCAGGCTGCTATCTTTCAGATAAAATGACACTAAGTACGTCGGCTACACGTGTTTGGCGTGATTTAAAGGAGAATGGTAAGACATAACGGTCGACTTGCGCTGCAACACTTGTACACTAAAAAAGTCACCACATGATACTACCCTTCTTTTCTTACCGTTGAAGCACGTGGAATTAGGTTTATTCCATCAAATATCCAACATAGGAAAAATCTACTGGAGATGTTTCAACTTTCAACAATATGTGTACTTCTTGCAGCAAATACATTCTTTATCACACAATTGTTATCTCTTCTATCATTCAGCTTGTGAAAATTGGACAGAAGTCGCATCTAATTCTTGCCTCTTCACACCTGGTACACATGcatatactttacttattgatATCTTGAAGTGACCGCAAAATTAATGTTCATAAAAGATAATAATAGATTGACAATTTTGATTTCAATCAAAACACTTTAATAATGCGCTCCGACATTATACCGCCTGTTAGTTAATATGGATGTTTGTATGGGAGAAAAGCA
This is a stretch of genomic DNA from Phoenix dactylifera cultivar Barhee BC4 chromosome 9, palm_55x_up_171113_PBpolish2nd_filt_p, whole genome shotgun sequence. It encodes these proteins:
- the LOC103709612 gene encoding protein TWIN LOV 1-like isoform X1, with the translated sequence MVAVRLRPIGTVDDRIRRRTKIAPPRPPAATVEEGMGSFHERMIDESLTSRYSDWIVEALDELPDNFLITDPGISGHPIVFASRGFLAMSGYAREEVVGRNGRIFQGPATERRSVMEIREAIREERTLQISLLNYRKDGTPHWILFHLCPVFGMEDGRVIHFVAVQVPIPRRSRCARSGANGMVYGACRNEVRLDDDYACNLAVDSVIDMDNKALEAEESRKASVWEKEKASNAANSILSTLTHYSKLTGRVVCTKRCSSAGIAPLSSSLNISLGRIKQSFVLTDPHLPDMPIVYANDEFLSLTGYSRHEVLGRNCRFLNGPGTDAGVLHQIKDCILAEQACSVRLLNYRKDGSSFWNRLHISPVRNASGKIAFYVGVQMDENSKCDEHGLSPEMRQLGAVGQVKVAVRSFSSRAGPSRPSS
- the LOC103709612 gene encoding protein TWIN LOV 1-like isoform X2 is translated as MVAVRLRPIGTVDDRIRRRTKIAPPRPPAATVEEGMGSFHERMIDESLTSRYSDWIVEALDELPDNFLITDPGISGHPIVFASRGFLAMSGYAREEVVGRNGRIFQGPATERRSVMEIREAIREERTLQISLLNYRKDGTPHWILFHLCPVFGMEDGRVIHFVAVQVPIPRRSRCARSGANGMVYGACRNEVRLDDDYACNLAVDSVIDMDNKALEAEESRKASVWEKEKASNAANSILSTLTHYSKLTGRVVCTKRCSSAGIAPLSSSLNISLGRIKQSFVLTDPHLPDMPIVYANDEFLSLTGYSRHEVLGRNCRFLNGPGTDAGVLHQIKDCILAEQACSVRLLNYRKDGSSFWNRLHISPVRNASGKKRKPETSSPYAMHFQYRGAQLRNVTSHKFIFSGQLPAV
- the LOC103709613 gene encoding probable WRKY transcription factor 51, coding for MAYFHSQRSNDLAMAMSLALGRHSGRPMALNASDCTLFDEASVAWQLEGRAVPLMARDSSSRIYGSGMQTRKEGVFRVAFRTKSEIDILDDGFKWRKYGKKSVKNSPNPRNYYRCSTEGCGVKKRVERDGEDPSYVITTYEGVHNHTSPGVMYLAPDGCDSGGGSLVAGGF